One Ignavibacteria bacterium genomic window carries:
- a CDS encoding PAS domain S-box protein gives MKEKIENILSRNTIITIFVILTLTILGLEYILYQFERNRLIDEEQKFLRLVAEKEEKNLSEWYVDTKISCEVLTKSENFKGLLLSYLRNQNDLRNRTLLDDFFKKEIVDKKLITIVIYDSSFNRIYSYQNILYDISPSTKSEISEFDSENYFFVSKILKKRNPIYENIIPICEIATGIFTKPNLSKPDYYLILISDARKTIFPLINTFTAQKSTLETLLLAEENGELIYLNELRFLFSSDITLKSKTGAEEIPGKKMNVSRKGIIEGTDYRGEKVFAYSTYIPLLNWFLVSKIDKKEVLISTNKILYTISGSIVLILFLFIVVLGVLWRREEVEKIKRELEIQKMQNLMTQKYQIISKYANDAFFLISKDGTIVEANDKAVEMYGYSLTELKGRPFVLLEAPENRVEWVSLLNRLRNDSGSVYESIHINRTGHKFFVEISAKIISINNELFLVAIIRNIEDRKKTEFQLKESEKKFHTLFEQAYDSILVLKKNLIVDCNSKAGKLFGILKEDLLNQNFENFIAEPDEKIVNEILDLIEFPEKGEGKSFYLKLKRTNGEIFDAEINLSIVELGGEKVVQMFIRDITERKKFLEYLEKLTRAVENTDEMMMITDVNGVIEYVNPAFERITGYTLEEIKGGTPRILKSGVQPDEFYKDLWQTILSGKSWQGILVNKKKDGSLYTEEMLISPIKNENDQIVSFVAIKKDVTERIKAEEELKRARLKAEESDRIKSNFLSMMSHEVRTPLNVILGFLDIIKGAIDPNDFPEKDHVFSVIERNSKRLITLINDIIDISRIESNEMKLNFNIYDVKTLLKNAIEEFVDEAAAKGLELRDEVNIENVFIKVDDLRFNQIMSNLISNAIKFTSRGGVTVSAEVKSNKVYVSVKDTGIGIPKEYFPHLFEFFRQAEEGYNRNFEGAGLGLAITKKLVTMMNGEIYVESELNKGSTFTVVFPIISADLEEKIEEIQEEKELIVVETDEPTILIVEDNKDNSYFVEVILSKLGLKYFSVTDSEQAFEILKNKHIDLILMDISLTGGLSGEDALKIIKGNPKYQKIPIIAMTAHAMLGDKERFLSVGFDDYIAKPFTMEQLSQLLFKFLRKN, from the coding sequence ATGAAAGAAAAAATTGAAAATATACTTTCACGAAATACAATAATTACGATTTTCGTAATTCTTACCCTGACAATTCTTGGGTTGGAGTATATCCTTTATCAGTTTGAGAGAAACAGATTAATTGATGAAGAACAAAAATTTCTTCGACTTGTTGCAGAAAAGGAAGAGAAAAATCTTTCTGAATGGTATGTTGATACAAAGATTTCTTGTGAAGTTTTAACAAAGTCAGAAAATTTCAAAGGGCTGTTATTAAGTTATCTGAGAAATCAAAATGATCTGAGAAATCGTACTTTACTTGATGATTTTTTTAAGAAGGAAATCGTAGATAAAAAATTAATCACCATTGTTATTTACGATAGTTCTTTTAACAGAATTTATTCATATCAAAATATTCTTTATGATATTAGCCCATCGACTAAAAGCGAAATTTCTGAGTTCGATTCTGAAAATTATTTCTTTGTATCAAAAATCTTAAAGAAAAGAAATCCGATTTATGAAAACATAATTCCAATCTGTGAAATTGCAACGGGTATCTTTACCAAGCCTAATCTTTCAAAACCGGATTACTATTTAATTCTAATTTCCGACGCTCGAAAAACTATTTTTCCATTGATTAATACTTTTACCGCACAAAAATCAACTCTCGAAACACTTCTCCTTGCAGAAGAAAATGGCGAATTGATTTACTTAAATGAATTGAGATTTCTCTTCAGTTCAGATATAACATTAAAATCAAAAACTGGAGCTGAAGAGATTCCTGGTAAAAAAATGAATGTTTCGAGAAAAGGAATAATAGAGGGTACTGATTATAGAGGTGAGAAAGTTTTTGCTTATTCGACTTATATACCTTTATTGAACTGGTTCCTTGTAAGCAAAATCGACAAGAAAGAAGTTCTTATATCAACTAATAAAATTTTATATACAATTTCTGGGTCAATCGTTCTTATTCTTTTCCTTTTCATAGTAGTGCTTGGTGTATTGTGGAGAAGAGAAGAAGTTGAGAAAATAAAACGAGAGCTTGAAATTCAGAAGATGCAAAATCTGATGACTCAGAAATACCAGATTATTAGTAAATATGCTAATGATGCATTCTTCCTGATAAGCAAGGATGGAACTATTGTAGAAGCAAACGATAAAGCTGTAGAAATGTATGGGTATTCTTTAACTGAGTTAAAAGGGAGACCGTTTGTTTTACTTGAGGCTCCAGAAAACCGTGTTGAATGGGTTAGTTTATTAAATCGATTAAGAAACGATTCAGGTTCAGTTTATGAATCTATTCATATCAATCGAACAGGGCACAAGTTTTTTGTAGAAATTTCTGCGAAGATTATTTCAATTAATAATGAATTATTCTTGGTCGCAATAATTAGAAATATTGAGGACAGGAAGAAAACCGAATTCCAGTTAAAGGAATCAGAAAAGAAATTTCATACACTGTTTGAGCAGGCCTATGATTCAATTTTGGTTTTGAAAAAGAATTTAATTGTTGATTGTAACTCTAAAGCTGGTAAACTATTTGGAATTTTAAAGGAAGATCTTCTCAATCAAAATTTCGAAAACTTTATTGCGGAACCAGATGAGAAGATTGTCAACGAAATTCTGGATTTAATTGAATTCCCTGAAAAAGGAGAAGGGAAATCTTTTTATTTAAAATTGAAGCGAACTAACGGCGAAATTTTTGATGCTGAGATTAATCTGAGCATTGTTGAACTAGGCGGCGAGAAAGTTGTTCAAATGTTCATCCGAGATATAACAGAACGAAAGAAATTCCTTGAATACTTAGAAAAATTAACTCGTGCTGTTGAGAATACTGATGAGATGATGATGATTACTGATGTCAATGGTGTGATCGAATATGTAAATCCTGCTTTTGAAAGAATCACAGGATACACTCTTGAGGAAATTAAGGGCGGAACTCCAAGAATTTTAAAATCCGGAGTTCAGCCAGATGAATTTTATAAAGATCTATGGCAGACAATTCTATCCGGAAAATCCTGGCAAGGGATTCTGGTCAATAAAAAGAAAGATGGAAGTTTATATACTGAAGAAATGCTCATTTCGCCAATTAAGAATGAAAATGATCAGATAGTTTCATTTGTCGCAATTAAAAAAGATGTAACAGAAAGAATTAAAGCAGAAGAAGAATTAAAACGAGCAAGATTAAAAGCAGAAGAGTCCGATAGAATTAAAAGCAATTTTCTATCAATGATGTCTCACGAAGTTAGAACACCGCTCAATGTTATTCTTGGTTTTCTTGATATAATTAAAGGTGCGATCGATCCAAATGATTTTCCAGAGAAAGATCATGTTTTTAGTGTAATCGAAAGAAACAGCAAGCGACTAATAACTTTAATCAATGACATCATTGATATTTCAAGAATTGAATCTAATGAGATGAAACTTAATTTTAATATTTATGATGTAAAGACATTATTGAAGAATGCAATTGAAGAATTTGTTGATGAAGCTGCTGCAAAAGGTCTTGAGTTAAGAGATGAAGTAAATATTGAAAATGTATTTATCAAAGTTGATGATTTAAGATTTAATCAGATAATGTCCAATTTAATTTCAAATGCAATTAAATTTACTTCCAGAGGAGGAGTTACCGTATCAGCCGAAGTCAAATCAAATAAAGTTTATGTCTCGGTTAAAGACACAGGTATAGGAATTCCAAAAGAATATTTTCCACATTTATTTGAATTTTTCCGTCAGGCTGAAGAAGGATACAATCGGAATTTTGAAGGTGCTGGACTCGGACTTGCAATTACTAAAAAATTAGTTACAATGATGAATGGTGAGATTTATGTTGAAAGTGAATTGAATAAAGGTTCGACATTTACCGTAGTTTTTCCAATTATTTCGGCAGATTTGGAAGAGAAGATTGAAGAAATACAGGAAGAAAAAGAACTAATTGTGGTCGAAACTGACGAACCAACAATTTTAATAGTTGAGGACAATAAAGATAATTCATATTTCGTTGAAGTAATTTTGAGTAAGCTCGGATTAAAATATTTCTCAGTAACTGATTCAGAACAAGCTTTTGAAATTCTAAAAAACAAACACATTGATTTAATCTTAATGGATATTAGTCTAACTGGTGGACTAAGCGGCGAAGATGCTTTGAAAATAATAAAAGGAAATCCAAAATATCAGAAGATCCCTATCATTGCTATGACAGCTCATGCAATGCTCGGAGATAAAGAACGTTTCCTTTCTGTTGGATTTGATGATTATATCGCAAAACCTTTTACAATGGAACAATTATCTCAATTATTGTTCAAATTTTTAAGAAAAAACTAA
- a CDS encoding PAS domain-containing sensor histidine kinase yields MEPKLEYFKIMIDKIPVGVIVFDKLGKPVYHNEAFEKLWGIKKEHLENYNLFDDKILMTSNLLDKIKQIFEAKQTLFLEGYYDTLLEQGKGYTIWVESTLFPLLNDEGEVEYLVITHKDISEVKLAQEEIRIAKDEAAEANRLKNAFLANLSHEIRTPLNAIIGFGDLILETVKGKVSESEFDLIGNFQIGIKRLYRTLTQILELSQIDTGNYQINIEPTNLKEEVQKVLSEFKSEIESKKLEIFLNLDEKHLQILADKPALNRVLTNLIENAIKFTNKGYIKIETFPNKNETILFCSIKDTGIGISEEYLDHIFEPFSQEEDGFNRPYEGNGLGLALTKRYLDLINSSITVDSVKGVGTTFTFTLPIFRN; encoded by the coding sequence ATGGAACCAAAACTTGAATATTTCAAGATAATGATTGATAAAATTCCAGTCGGAGTAATTGTTTTTGACAAACTGGGCAAACCTGTTTATCATAACGAAGCATTTGAAAAATTGTGGGGAATTAAAAAAGAACATCTTGAGAATTATAATTTATTTGATGATAAAATTTTAATGACTTCAAATCTCTTAGATAAAATAAAACAAATTTTTGAAGCCAAACAGACACTTTTTCTAGAGGGATATTACGATACTCTTTTAGAACAAGGTAAAGGTTATACAATCTGGGTTGAATCAACTTTATTCCCACTTCTAAATGATGAAGGTGAAGTAGAATATCTTGTAATTACACATAAAGATATTTCAGAAGTTAAACTTGCTCAGGAAGAAATAAGAATTGCTAAAGACGAAGCAGCTGAAGCAAATAGGTTGAAAAATGCATTCCTTGCCAACTTATCTCATGAAATTAGAACACCTTTAAATGCTATAATTGGTTTTGGTGATTTAATCCTTGAAACTGTGAAAGGCAAAGTAAGCGAATCTGAATTCGATTTGATTGGAAATTTTCAAATTGGAATTAAAAGATTATATAGAACGCTAACGCAAATACTTGAGCTTTCTCAAATAGACACGGGTAATTACCAGATCAATATTGAACCAACTAATTTAAAGGAAGAGGTTCAAAAAGTTTTAAGTGAATTTAAGTCTGAAATAGAAAGTAAAAAATTGGAAATTTTTCTCAATTTAGATGAGAAACATCTACAAATTCTGGCTGATAAACCCGCTCTGAATAGAGTTTTAACAAATCTTATAGAAAACGCAATAAAATTCACTAATAAAGGTTACATTAAAATAGAAACTTTTCCAAATAAGAACGAGACAATTTTATTCTGTTCAATCAAAGATACAGGAATTGGAATTAGCGAAGAATATTTAGATCATATTTTTGAACCATTTAGTCAGGAAGAGGATGGATTTAATAGACCATATGAAGGCAATGGACTCGGACTAGCGTTAACGAAACGATATCTCGATTTAATTAATAGTTCAATCACCGTTGATAGTGTGAAAGGAGTTGGGACTACATTTACATTTACATTGCCAATTTTTAGGAATTAA
- a CDS encoding GAF domain-containing protein, whose amino-acid sequence MRFADFISQQNKIFSLNDDASQEKGLGQENIEMILNIVQKINNSLILEEVLNLVMYNAIKLARAERGFLLLLDDSNDLRYKVGMNINGEFLPEEDFEISKSVVKDAFDLGETIYIEDARADRNFQSRQSIMNLELQTIICTPLITNGEKIGVIYVDSKKLTNLKKSETIRMFEILAGHAAIAIRNAKLYHNLDRAFNEVQEMHEKLIKSERLVLKKELNAQIGQEVQNFVHLALLENESVLKRIQRINENQPVDGETLEQLIQKLEIASESIRKIQRYAQALIASTRFEVSKNLGDINRSIRNIVSYIKKTKKFKEVTFELNLDKVPLLEYDHEQIEQVIINLISNSVEKKSDCHIRISTFHDQESNQVVVKINDNGPGIPQDIQKQLFIHKINTGVEGKGYGLLIVKKIIDNHNGRIYYVSEPNKGATFYFSLPIV is encoded by the coding sequence ATGCGTTTCGCCGACTTTATATCTCAGCAAAATAAAATTTTCTCTCTGAATGATGATGCAAGTCAGGAAAAGGGTTTAGGTCAAGAGAATATAGAAATGATATTAAATATTGTACAAAAAATTAATAATTCTCTAATTCTCGAAGAAGTATTAAACCTTGTTATGTACAATGCAATTAAGCTTGCTCGAGCAGAGAGAGGTTTTCTCCTCCTCCTGGATGACTCCAATGATTTGAGATATAAAGTCGGCATGAATATTAATGGCGAATTCCTTCCAGAAGAAGATTTCGAAATAAGCAAAAGCGTTGTGAAAGATGCTTTTGACTTAGGCGAAACTATCTACATTGAAGATGCCAGAGCAGATAGGAATTTCCAATCACGTCAAAGCATAATGAATCTTGAACTTCAAACAATAATATGTACACCTTTAATTACCAATGGCGAAAAGATTGGTGTAATTTATGTTGATAGTAAAAAACTAACCAATCTTAAAAAATCTGAAACTATCAGAATGTTCGAAATTCTTGCTGGACATGCTGCTATTGCAATTCGGAATGCTAAACTATATCATAATCTTGATCGTGCCTTTAATGAAGTTCAAGAGATGCACGAAAAGTTAATCAAATCAGAAAGACTTGTATTAAAGAAAGAATTAAATGCTCAAATTGGTCAGGAAGTTCAGAACTTTGTTCATCTTGCATTACTTGAAAACGAAAGTGTCTTGAAACGAATCCAGAGAATAAATGAAAATCAACCGGTTGATGGAGAAACTTTAGAACAACTAATCCAGAAACTTGAGATTGCCTCAGAGAGCATTAGAAAGATACAAAGATACGCACAAGCTCTAATTGCATCCACAAGATTTGAAGTTTCTAAAAATCTGGGTGATATTAACAGAAGCATTAGAAATATTGTTAGTTACATCAAGAAGACAAAGAAATTTAAAGAGGTAACTTTTGAATTAAACTTAGACAAAGTTCCATTACTTGAATACGATCACGAACAAATAGAACAGGTTATTATAAATTTGATTTCAAACTCTGTTGAGAAAAAATCTGACTGCCACATAAGGATATCAACCTTTCATGATCAGGAAAGTAATCAAGTTGTTGTAAAAATTAATGATAATGGTCCCGGCATTCCTCAGGATATACAAAAACAACTTTTCATTCATAAAATTAATACAGGCGTTGAAGGCAAAGGTTATGGATTATTGATTGTGAAAAAGATTATTGATAATCATAATGGAAGAATCTACTACGTATCAGAACCAAACAAAGGGGCAACTTTTTATTTCTCCCTTCCTATCGTCTGA